Genomic DNA from Selenomonas sp. oral taxon 126:
GAGATTGCGGCGGCAGGAGGGCACAATGTCCTCATGGTTGGCGTGCCCGGCTCGGGAAAGACGATGCTGGCACGTCGGATGCCTTCGATTCTGCCGGAGCTGACGAAGGAAGAAGCCATCGAGATCACGAAGATTTACAGCATCTCGGGGCTGCTCGGCAAGGATACGGGGCTTGTGACCACGCGCCCCTTCCGAAGTCCACATCATACGTCCTCGACGGTGGCGATGATCGGCGGTGGGAGTATCCCGCGTCCGGGCGAGGTGACACTCGCGCATCACGGCGTGCTCTTTCTCGATGAGCTGCCGGAGTTCAGCAAGAAGACGCTTGAGGTGCTGCGCGAACCGATTGAGGATCGTCAGATTACAGTGTCGCGTGCGAACGCGACGCTGACCTTTCCCTCTAGTATCATTTTGGTAGCGGCAATGAATCCATGCCCCTGCGGATTTCACGGAGATAAGGATCATATATGTGAGTGTTCTGCGGGCGAGATCAAGCGATATACACGAAAATTATCAGGGCCGTTGCTTGACCGTATCGATCTTCATATCCGTGTGTCGCGTGTAACCTATGCGGATCTTCATGCTGCGCGTAAGGCGGAATCCTCTGAATCCATTCGTCAGCGCGTTGTGGCGGCTCGCATTATTCAACGCGAGCGATTGCAGAGACACGGCCTCTTTTGTAATGCACAAATGAATCACAGCATGATCAAAAAATATTGTCGACTTGAGCAGGAGGCAGAGCGTTTGCTGGAGGCGGCATTTCACCGCATCAACCTATCGGCGCGTTCTCACGACCGCATCATCAAGGTAGCACGGACGATTGCCGATCTCGGGCAAAGTCCCGTCATCACGGCAGCGCATATTGCTGAGGCGATACAACTGCGCTCGGATGTTGGATTGAATATTGATTGACAGGTTTTTGAAAATGGGGGATATACGATGATCGAGCAAATAAAATCTGTAAAACTCGAGATATTTATCCCTGAGACACATTTGCCACAGCTGCGGCAGGCGCTTCGCGCTGTGGGGGCGGGACAGCTCGGGAACTATGACAGCTGTCTTGCATACTCCCGTGTGACGGGCTCGTGGCGTCCGCTCGAAGGGGCGTCGCCGTACGAGGGTAAGGTCGGTGAGCTGTGCGAGGCACCGGAGCTCAAGGTCGAGCTGCGCGTGGATGTGGATCGGGTAGAGGAGACGCTTGCGGCGATCAGAGCCGTGCATCCCTATGAGACGCCGGAGATTTTCGTCATTCCGCTTCTGCTTTGAAATGAGGGACAGGTGGCAGATATACGTTCTTTACATTCTGTGGTATAATAAAAAAGTCTCTGTTCGCAGAGGTGCTATTATTATAAAATGGAGGAGCACGCTTGGCTGAAAAAATTCGCCCCGAACTGCTTGGCTTTCTGAAGCCGAATGCTGCGCCGCTGCGTATCCTCGTGGTCGAGAGTCTGAGCTACCTGCATGAGCTGCATAGGATGTTTCCGCAGGCGGAGCTCTATGCCGTTGCGGCCGAGCCCGATGAAGCGGAGCCGGATGCACCGCAGAGCGTTCACTGGCAGATTCTGGACTATCTTGCGGTGCCGCTCCCGTATACGCGCAATTTTTTTGACTATATCATATCGGATCTCACCTTGGAGAAGGCAGACAATCCGCAGGATATTGCTGCGGGTTTTTCCATGTTTCTCAAGGAGACGGGGGCACTCCTCACGAGCTTCCGCAACATACGACATTGGTCAGTCCTGCGAAATCTGATGGACGGGCATTATTACAATATTGTTTCGCGTCTCTATACACGGGCTGAGTTCGAAAATCTGCTCTATGCCTCGTTTTATAAAAGCGTTCGTGTGCGTCAGCAGCAGCGTGAGGCTCCGAAGGGGCTCATCGAACGTCTTACAATGGCGGGCTTTGAAAACGAGCAGGATGATCTGGAGACAGAGTTCTATCTCGTGCGTGCGGATCGCTCGATGCCGGAGCTCTCCCTGCTGAAATCCATGTATACGTCGGCAGAGCGTGAGCAGATGGTGCGGCTGATTCATCGGATTGAGTACAATGTAGAACGCGCGGCATCCGTTCATGGATTGTGGGAGAGCGTGAATCGGCTTGGCGTTTTTCCTGCATATCTGGCTTCATTGGCACGTGAGACTGTTGTCCATACAGAGTCTTTCTATCGATGCTTAGCAGAGCATTCGGTCGGACGCAATGACTTTATTTATGAGATGATGGATGTGAGTGCCTTGGAGAGTGTTGACCCGTTGGAGCGGGAGCGTTACCGCGCGATGCAAATAAAAATGTCCCATGGAAAGAGATAAACTGATGAGTCTGGATCGGAATAAAGTCGCATTTATCACCTGTGTCAACGACGAGGATATGTATAGTGAATGTCTTCTGTATTTACAGTCGCTGCGTATTCCCGACAAGATGACGGCGGATTATGTACCCGTGCGCAATGCCGTTTCCATGTGTGCAGGCTATAACGAGGGGGCGCGTGCGACAGATGCGAAATACAAGGTATATCTGCATCAGGATGTGCTCGTCGTTAACAAGAATCTTATCGCGGATTTGCTCTCTATTTTTGCGGACGAGACGGTTGGGCTGATCGGCATGATCGGCTGCCGCAGTCTGCCGCGCTCGGGCGTCTGGTGGGATGGTCTGCGTACATACGGGCGTGTTCTCCATCACTGCGAGCCGGAGAGCGTTGTGGACTCGCACTGCATGGAGCCGGACGGTGCATACATTGATGTGGAGGCTGTGGACGGACTCTTCCTTGCGACGCAGTATGACATTCGCTGGCGTGAGGATCTGTTTACGGGATGGCATCTCTATGACACATCGATGTGCATGGAGATGCAGCGGCATGATTTCAAGGTGGTTGTGCCGAATCAGGAGGAGGATTTCTGGTGCATCCACTGCCCGCGCGAGAAGCCGCTTGCGCCTGAGTACAAGCGCTATCAAAAGATTTTCCTGCATGAATACGGTGCAGAATTACATCCCGAGGTCTGAATAAAACTATGTGGAAAGGAGGTTTGCGTCTATGCAGGAACAGCCGCCAAGGGCTGAACATGCGGCAGAGGAAAAGCTGAATTGGCTGAAGCTGGCAACAAAGTTCTCTGCCGATGGTGATCTAAAGGGGATGCGCGCCTGTGCCCAAGAGGTGGATCGCCTGATGGAGGGCGATATTGACGCGATGGCTGTCAATGCCGAAGTGGCACTCTACAGCGGTCGGATCGATGAGGCAGAGGAGCTTGCTGCAAAGGTGCTGAAAGCGCAGCCTCGACATCCGCGCGCGCGCATGGTACAGGCGGGGCTTGCAGCGTTGGAGTTCCGGCTGGACGATGAGATCCCCCTGCTCGCCGACCTGATTGAGGAGCTGTCCTACAAGGAAAAGGTGCTTGGTGTGGAGGATCCCTCCTATGCCATCTATCATCAGATGATGAAGCGCGCGCGCGGATGGCTCGCCGATGCGCTCTACCTTGCAGGGGAGGCGAAGGGATCTGCACATGAACTCCTCATGTCCAGCCGTCTCGCGGATGAGGCGGATGAGGCGGCGGAGCTCTACAGCAAGTACCTCTTCATGCGCAACTACCGGCATCTCGGCGCAAAAGACGGACGCCTCAAGGCTGAGCTTTATAGCACATTACAGACAGTGCGGCCATATACACATGACAATGTAATACGATTGCCCCAGAAAAAGCTTCGCATTGGCTATATTTCGCCCGATTTCAGAGAACATGCAGTCTCGTATTTCCTGACACCTCTGCTCCGCCACTTTGATGGCGAGCAGTTCATGGTGTTCTGCTATGCGACGGGCAGGAGCGATGCTGTGACGGAGCGTTTTCGCACACGTCGTGTCACATGGCGTGATCTGCGTGGTCGGCACCCACGGACGGCGGCACGCCTCATTGCCGAGGATAAGATTGAC
This window encodes:
- a CDS encoding YifB family Mg chelatase-like AAA ATPase, which codes for MFAKTYGATTLGIDGRIIDVEVDVSPGLPGFELVGLPDTSVKESKERVRTAIRNSGIQLRQERVTVNLAPADVRKDSSGLDLPIAVGLLASYGMVPEAGVQHALFSAELSLDGNCRPISGILPMAITAREHGLTEFYVAPSNADEALLIDGLKVYAVENLAQLVRHLTGTETLTPAAPKQIKDTKDNAFTDDFADVQGQYQAKRALEIAAAGGHNVLMVGVPGSGKTMLARRMPSILPELTKEEAIEITKIYSISGLLGKDTGLVTTRPFRSPHHTSSTVAMIGGGSIPRPGEVTLAHHGVLFLDELPEFSKKTLEVLREPIEDRQITVSRANATLTFPSSIILVAAMNPCPCGFHGDKDHICECSAGEIKRYTRKLSGPLLDRIDLHIRVSRVTYADLHAARKAESSESIRQRVVAARIIQRERLQRHGLFCNAQMNHSMIKKYCRLEQEAERLLEAAFHRINLSARSHDRIIKVARTIADLGQSPVITAAHIAEAIQLRSDVGLNID
- the cutA gene encoding divalent cation tolerance protein CutA; this translates as MIEQIKSVKLEIFIPETHLPQLRQALRAVGAGQLGNYDSCLAYSRVTGSWRPLEGASPYEGKVGELCEAPELKVELRVDVDRVEETLAAIRAVHPYETPEIFVIPLLL
- a CDS encoding glycosyltransferase family protein translates to MERDKLMSLDRNKVAFITCVNDEDMYSECLLYLQSLRIPDKMTADYVPVRNAVSMCAGYNEGARATDAKYKVYLHQDVLVVNKNLIADLLSIFADETVGLIGMIGCRSLPRSGVWWDGLRTYGRVLHHCEPESVVDSHCMEPDGAYIDVEAVDGLFLATQYDIRWREDLFTGWHLYDTSMCMEMQRHDFKVVVPNQEEDFWCIHCPREKPLAPEYKRYQKIFLHEYGAELHPEV
- a CDS encoding O-linked N-acetylglucosamine transferase, SPINDLY family protein, with amino-acid sequence MQEQPPRAEHAAEEKLNWLKLATKFSADGDLKGMRACAQEVDRLMEGDIDAMAVNAEVALYSGRIDEAEELAAKVLKAQPRHPRARMVQAGLAALEFRLDDEIPLLADLIEELSYKEKVLGVEDPSYAIYHQMMKRARGWLADALYLAGEAKGSAHELLMSSRLADEADEAAELYSKYLFMRNYRHLGAKDGRLKAELYSTLQTVRPYTHDNVIRLPQKKLRIGYISPDFREHAVSYFLTPLLRHFDGEQFMVFCYATGRSDAVTERFRTRRVTWRDLRGRHPRTAARLIAEDKIDILVDLSGHSQDNALPIMAYRPAPVQISGIGYTNTTGLHVIDYFLSDEICIPKGDRAAEAGFTEQILRMPHSHLCYAPETIRAMPEAGYEPPMRKNGYVTFGSFNNFAKVTDEILLLWRGILESVRGSKLVIKGKIASIDSGLNFAKQRLSMLNYDLTRVEFRPYSPDYLEQYRDIDIALDTAPYNGGLTTCEALYMGVPVISLRGRTHGSRFGASILTNAGVRELVAENDINYVRRAGQLAESPKLLEAYHMGLRANMKRSPLMNVQGYMEELENLYQEIWEKFCASKI